The genomic region AAAGTCGGTAACTGTCTTCGCCCGCTCCAGATAAAAAGACTCGTTAGTAAGCTCATAGGCATTAATAAGCTCCATGGCTACGATTGCACTATCATCATAATAATGATCGGTAGCACCCCCAGAAACAGGGTAAGCCTGATAGGTAGGTAGATAATCACGATTGTCGTAATACTCTTCAAGTCCTGTAAATTGTTTATCTAAAATCTCACGATCATAGCCCAACTCATATAGAACGTTTCCTGCTGTGAGCATCCCTACATATGGCCAAAGATAACTATACTCCCGATCTCCGTTTTGTTCTGGAAAATTTTCTTTATATAAATCGCCTTTCTTATATAATTGCTGAATCATCTCGTAAGTGGCAAAAGCTTTTTCTTTGTAGCTCAATTCTTCACCCTCATCGGGATTTTCATTTTGTCCGTCATCACCCGGGTTGTCTACCATTTGGTCTTGTATGGAAGGTTCGCTGTTACAGCTAAAAACACTTAACAACATTAGGTAAATAACCCCTAATACTTTCGTTTTCATATTATTATTGGTTTAATTGAAATTCATGATAATAATGTTCTGCCTTGGGGTCAAAAACTATTCTCACCGTAAAAGCTTGTCCGTTAAATCGATCGGCAAATTTCCATGCCCCTTGCCAGTATTCTGCATCCGGCCCAAGAAAATATACATTATGATAATAGGCTGGTTCTCCTCCATTGGGCCTTGCATTATATGCATCGAGACCTGCTACCAAAGAGCCATTCATATCTGGATTATGAAAACTACCTATATATGATGTTTGATTTTCTCCTAAAGTAAAACTAAAGCGGTAGCGTTCTTCCTCCCATCCAAGCCAGGATGGTGCTTCTGGTGCTCCGGGAGTTAAAAATTCGAAATAGGCGTCATCGGCTTCAAAAGTATGATTCCCTATATAATTCAAATTCGCTTTTACCACCTGATTAGCAATAATATATAATTGAACATTCGATATTGGGGTAAAACTAATGGTGGATTGTGACAAATTCATTCTCACTCTGTACACTCCTTCTTCCAGATCAAAACTTGAAGCCTGGTCTCCTCCTCTAATTTTACCTTCTTCATTAATATAATAATAGCTTAAACCCTCGGCATTAAGCGAGTTGTTGTTTGCTATATGAAACTCGCCAGGGCTAAGCTTCGTAATCGATTCGAATACTCCTGGCTGGATGTTCTGATGCGGCAGCTCACTGGATATTTCTTTAAAGGCGATTGCGTTTTCAATATTCTCAGATTCTGTAGCCGATCCATAGATATACATATATTCCGGGAATATAGCCAATCCTTCCGGCCGGCTAAGTTGAACACTGGCCTGAGTATCAAAACGCAATCTGTTATAACTGCTTAACACTTCTACTGTCCATATAATTTCTCCGGTTTCAAGTTGAGCAATACCGGCCTGAGCAGCCATTACATTTAGGCGCGCAGCACTTGCTGTATAAGAGGAAGCACTACCACCATTATCTGATGTCGCTGCAAACAAAGGTTCGCTAAAATCGCCATCCTTTTCATCAAATAAAATACGGTAGCTCAAAGCTCCCCCATCTGCAGCTTTTGCCGGGGTCCAGGAAAAGCTAATTCGGTCGTCATTTTCAA from Zunongwangia profunda SM-A87 harbors:
- a CDS encoding SusE domain-containing protein: MKALLNRMMIVLLLVCTLSSCDEEDYDLNPEIVEMGNLVFPESNATIVLDVENDDRISFSWTPAKAADGGALSYRILFDEKDGDFSEPLFAATSDNGGSASSYTASAARLNVMAAQAGIAQLETGEIIWTVEVLSSYNRLRFDTQASVQLSRPEGLAIFPEYMYIYGSATESENIENAIAFKEISSELPHQNIQPGVFESITKLSPGEFHIANNNSLNAEGLSYYYINEEGKIRGGDQASSFDLEEGVYRVRMNLSQSTISFTPISNVQLYIIANQVVKANLNYIGNHTFEADDAYFEFLTPGAPEAPSWLGWEEERYRFSFTLGENQTSYIGSFHNPDMNGSLVAGLDAYNARPNGGEPAYYHNVYFLGPDAEYWQGAWKFADRFNGQAFTVRIVFDPKAEHYYHEFQLNQ